In Streptantibioticus cattleyicolor NRRL 8057 = DSM 46488, a genomic segment contains:
- a CDS encoding type I polyketide synthase encodes MSAGRDETAAVVRRTVLARLRERYGTDPAEVTDDRPFAELGVTSRDAVALAGEITEATGVALPGTALWDAPTLRRLLDLVCSGAPATGTDREPAAPGPRGDTRIAVIGIGCRLPGGIEGPGAFWEFLTRGGDAVGTVPEDRWAGFAPPDDPALAAVSRHGAFLADVAGFDADFFGIAPQEAAAMDPQQRLLLEVAREALDHASVPAGSLAGSDTGVFVGISGNEYARLTTADLGAVDAWTPPGSALSVAAGRLSYLLDLRGPSMAVDTACSSSLVAVHHAVRSLTDGESDLALACGVNLLLSPAVTLAFQRAGALAPDGRCKAFDARADGIVRGEGCVVTVLKRLTDAQRDGDRILAVIRATAVGSDGRSNGLLAPNGQAQQALLRRCYPHHGPVDAARVDYVEAHGTGTALGDPIEAAALGAVLGAGRDPRHPLLIGSAKANLGHLEAAAGITGLARTALALWHDEIPPHPHFTTPSPHIDFDALRLRVVTGCEPWPRYHGTATAGVSAFGFGGTNAHVVLEEPPAPPRSHGPRPPAITLLDAPAADRVRDAAAELADWLRTAPVHRADPADVAHTLAGRTGRGGHRAAVVARDRDDTVAALTALAAGHPHPHVVTAAPGTAGHPGVVWVFSGYGSQWPGMGRQLLDQEPEFAAAVDRLDPLLRRHAGFTLREVTDPGADLSSPAVVQPALFALQVALAGLWRSYGVRPAAVIGHSMGEIAAAVAAGALDAETGVRVAVHRSRLLAGLSGGAMAVVDRDAAGLARLAGRLPTLRVAVHASPGQCVVTGSTADIDHLIAEVTADGGLARSLKVAAAGHSPQVDPLLAPLVRALGEVPATGPDHRFYTTVLDDPRALPAFDAGYWAANLRRPVRFSQAVTAAAEDGHRVFVEVSPHPTQHHPLAATLRAAGVHDPVILPTLRRGADETAVFRTSLAALLVHGVPAGPPRLLHPGARVTDVPSPRWRHRHHWVGAAPQAAPRTTAPGGESTDPLLDRVRHTVADVLGYRPEQLDAGRALTDLGVDSLMAARLRAAVAAEFGVDVPPRTLLAGGTLADVAALLAPAASTATGRIAPRDAAERLVAHAWQQAAGGALPGADDDLLDPAPGPAVLDRFHAALAERAARPLPPAELTRALATVAAVADRLRPYLEPPVDGALRTFHDGGAGAPLFLVHPAGGSSAVYRALATRLGGDRPVHGLDRLDHLADVPERAAEYAQLVRRRHPNGPWAVGGWSYGGVVAQHLARLLAPHGTVTALVLIDSVLPLPAPALTARAEARRRFAGFAAHVEHTYGSPLPLPYEELAELDDAAQIDLVVKALEQAVDLPAAVLRHQRASYLDLRSGERHTPGRHPGPTLLYQATDPAPHTVRDARYERDDPGLGWPAHCPELTVRHIRGHHLSLLDPPAVDALAQALRRDLAAHDPS; translated from the coding sequence GTGAGCGCCGGCCGCGACGAGACCGCCGCCGTCGTCCGCCGCACCGTCCTCGCCCGGCTGCGGGAACGGTACGGGACCGACCCCGCCGAGGTCACCGACGACCGGCCGTTCGCCGAACTCGGGGTCACCTCCCGGGACGCCGTCGCGCTCGCCGGGGAGATCACCGAGGCCACCGGGGTCGCCCTGCCCGGCACCGCGCTGTGGGACGCCCCCACCCTGCGGCGCCTGCTCGACCTGGTGTGCTCCGGCGCCCCCGCCACGGGTACGGACCGCGAACCGGCCGCGCCCGGCCCCCGCGGCGACACCCGGATCGCGGTGATCGGCATCGGCTGCCGGCTGCCCGGCGGCATCGAAGGCCCCGGCGCCTTCTGGGAGTTCCTCACCCGCGGCGGCGACGCCGTCGGCACCGTCCCCGAGGACCGCTGGGCGGGGTTCGCGCCCCCGGACGACCCGGCGCTCGCCGCGGTGAGCCGGCACGGCGCCTTCCTCGCCGACGTGGCCGGCTTCGACGCCGACTTCTTCGGCATCGCCCCGCAGGAGGCCGCCGCCATGGACCCGCAGCAGCGGCTGCTGCTGGAGGTGGCCCGCGAGGCGCTGGACCACGCGTCGGTGCCCGCCGGCTCGCTGGCCGGCTCGGACACCGGGGTCTTCGTCGGCATCAGCGGCAACGAGTACGCCCGGCTGACCACCGCCGACCTCGGCGCGGTGGACGCCTGGACACCGCCCGGCTCCGCCCTGTCGGTCGCCGCCGGACGCCTGTCCTACCTCCTCGACCTGCGCGGCCCCAGCATGGCCGTGGACACCGCCTGCTCCTCCTCGCTCGTCGCCGTCCACCACGCGGTGCGCAGCCTCACCGACGGCGAGAGCGACCTGGCGCTGGCCTGCGGTGTCAACCTGCTGCTGTCACCCGCCGTCACCCTCGCCTTCCAACGCGCCGGAGCCCTCGCCCCGGACGGCCGCTGCAAGGCCTTCGACGCCCGCGCCGACGGCATCGTGCGCGGCGAGGGCTGCGTGGTCACCGTACTCAAACGCCTCACCGACGCCCAGCGCGACGGCGACCGGATACTCGCCGTGATCCGCGCCACCGCGGTCGGCAGCGACGGCCGCTCCAACGGGCTGCTCGCCCCCAACGGACAGGCCCAGCAAGCCCTGTTGCGCCGCTGCTACCCGCACCACGGACCGGTCGACGCGGCCCGGGTGGACTACGTCGAGGCCCACGGCACCGGCACCGCGCTGGGCGACCCCATCGAGGCCGCCGCGCTCGGCGCCGTCCTGGGCGCCGGGCGCGATCCGCGGCACCCGCTGCTGATCGGCTCGGCCAAGGCCAACCTCGGCCACCTGGAGGCGGCGGCCGGCATCACCGGGCTGGCCAGGACCGCACTGGCGCTGTGGCACGACGAGATCCCGCCGCACCCGCACTTCACCACGCCCAGCCCGCACATCGACTTCGACGCCCTGCGGCTGCGCGTGGTCACCGGCTGCGAACCCTGGCCGCGCTACCACGGCACCGCCACCGCCGGCGTCTCCGCCTTCGGCTTCGGCGGCACCAACGCCCACGTGGTGCTGGAGGAACCACCCGCGCCGCCCCGCTCTCACGGCCCCCGGCCGCCCGCCATCACGCTGCTGGACGCCCCCGCCGCCGACCGGGTCCGGGACGCCGCCGCCGAACTCGCCGACTGGCTGCGCACCGCCCCCGTCCACCGCGCCGACCCCGCCGACGTCGCCCACACCCTGGCCGGCCGCACCGGACGCGGCGGGCACCGCGCCGCCGTGGTCGCCCGCGACCGGGACGACACGGTGGCGGCCCTCACCGCGCTCGCCGCCGGCCACCCGCACCCGCACGTGGTCACCGCCGCGCCCGGCACCGCCGGCCACCCCGGCGTGGTGTGGGTCTTCTCCGGCTACGGCTCCCAATGGCCGGGCATGGGCCGCCAACTGCTCGACCAGGAACCGGAGTTCGCCGCCGCCGTGGACCGCCTCGACCCGCTGCTGCGCCGGCACGCCGGGTTCACGCTGCGCGAGGTGACCGACCCCGGCGCCGACCTGTCCTCGCCGGCCGTGGTGCAACCGGCGCTCTTCGCCCTCCAGGTGGCGCTGGCCGGACTGTGGCGCTCCTACGGGGTGCGGCCGGCCGCCGTGATCGGCCACTCGATGGGCGAGATCGCCGCCGCGGTCGCCGCCGGGGCGCTGGACGCCGAGACCGGGGTGCGGGTCGCCGTCCACCGCTCCCGGCTCCTCGCCGGGCTCAGCGGCGGCGCCATGGCCGTGGTCGACCGCGACGCCGCCGGTCTCGCGCGCCTGGCCGGCCGGCTGCCCACGCTGCGGGTGGCCGTGCACGCCTCACCCGGCCAGTGCGTGGTCACCGGCTCCACCGCCGACATCGACCACCTGATCGCCGAGGTGACCGCCGACGGCGGACTCGCCCGCTCCCTGAAGGTGGCCGCCGCCGGACACTCCCCGCAGGTCGACCCGTTGCTCGCCCCGCTGGTACGGGCGCTCGGCGAGGTGCCGGCGACCGGGCCGGACCACCGCTTCTACACCACCGTGCTCGACGACCCGCGCGCCCTGCCCGCCTTCGACGCCGGCTACTGGGCGGCCAACCTGCGCCGCCCGGTCCGCTTCAGCCAGGCCGTCACCGCCGCCGCCGAGGACGGCCACCGCGTCTTCGTGGAGGTCTCCCCCCACCCCACCCAGCACCATCCGCTCGCCGCCACCCTGCGCGCGGCCGGCGTCCACGACCCGGTGATCCTGCCGACGCTGCGCCGCGGCGCCGACGAGACCGCGGTCTTCCGCACCTCGCTGGCCGCCCTGCTGGTGCACGGGGTACCGGCCGGGCCACCGCGCCTGCTGCACCCCGGCGCACGCGTCACCGACGTGCCCTCGCCGCGCTGGCGCCACCGCCACCACTGGGTGGGCGCCGCTCCGCAGGCGGCGCCGCGGACCACCGCGCCCGGCGGGGAGAGCACGGACCCGCTGCTCGACCGGGTACGGCACACCGTGGCCGACGTCCTGGGCTACCGTCCCGAACAGCTCGACGCCGGGCGGGCGTTGACCGACCTCGGGGTCGACTCGCTGATGGCGGCCCGGCTGCGTGCCGCGGTGGCCGCCGAGTTCGGCGTCGACGTCCCCCCGCGTACCCTGCTGGCCGGCGGCACCCTCGCGGACGTCGCCGCGCTGCTCGCCCCGGCCGCGTCCACGGCCACCGGCCGGATCGCCCCACGGGACGCGGCCGAACGGCTCGTCGCCCACGCCTGGCAGCAGGCGGCCGGCGGCGCCCTGCCCGGCGCCGACGACGACCTGCTCGACCCGGCGCCCGGTCCGGCCGTCCTCGACCGCTTCCACGCCGCCCTCGCCGAACGCGCCGCCCGTCCGCTGCCACCCGCCGAACTCACCCGCGCCCTGGCCACCGTCGCCGCCGTCGCCGACCGGCTGCGCCCCTACCTCGAACCCCCGGTCGACGGCGCGCTGCGGACCTTCCACGACGGCGGAGCGGGCGCCCCGCTGTTCCTGGTGCACCCGGCGGGCGGCTCCTCGGCGGTCTACCGGGCGCTCGCCACCCGCCTCGGCGGCGACCGGCCGGTGCACGGGCTCGACCGCCTCGACCACCTCGCCGACGTCCCCGAACGGGCCGCCGAGTACGCGCAGTTGGTGCGCCGCCGCCACCCGAACGGCCCCTGGGCGGTGGGCGGCTGGTCCTACGGCGGCGTGGTGGCCCAGCACCTCGCCCGGCTGCTCGCCCCGCACGGCACGGTGACCGCGCTGGTGCTGATCGACAGCGTCCTGCCGCTGCCCGCCCCCGCGCTCACCGCCCGCGCCGAGGCCCGCCGCCGCTTCGCCGGCTTCGCCGCCCACGTCGAGCACACCTACGGCAGCCCGCTGCCGCTGCCCTACGAGGAACTGGCCGAACTCGACGACGCCGCCCAGATCGACCTGGTCGTCAAGGCGCTGGAGCAAGCCGTCGACCTGCCCGCGGCCGTACTGCGCCACCAGCGCGCCTCCTACCTCGACCTGCGCAGCGGCGAACGCCACACCCCCGGCCGCCACCCCGGCCCCACCCTCCTCTACCAGGCCACCGACCCCGCGCCGCACACCGTGCGCGACGCCCGCTACGAACGCGACGACCCCGGCCTCGGCTGGCCCGCCCACTGCCCGGAACTGACGGTACGTCACATCCGCGGGCACCACCTGTCGCTCCTCGACCCGCCGGCCGTCGACGCCCTCGCTCAGGCGCTGCGCCGGGACCTCGCCGCCCACGACCCGTCATGA
- a CDS encoding fatty acyl-AMP ligase, which produces MSAVREARPAPDDRPLTEHLRHWATVRPAHRAFTFVRFPDPGPGGAPAATGVHDSLTWRGLHRRATAVAAELTRRTGPGERVALLLPQGLDYVAAFLGCLYARVIAVPLFGPQLPGHSGRLAAVLHDCEPACLLTDSATAGAVRDFTARHAVPGAPVIETDRIPDDEDGRTLPPPDPDDIAYLQYTSGSTRTPAGVMITHRNVVANARQAAGAFGLAADTTTSVGWLPLFHDMGLVLSVAAPVTGGWPSVLMDPVAFLQHPVRWLRLLGGYPGTLSAAPNFAYDYCARRVPAPEAARLRLDRVAVLINGSEPVRGATLERFQRAFGPAGLRPQAQCPAYGLAEATVLACADRPDSVPRQVACDRAALARGRVVPAGPAGDDPALLVDCGAPAGQRIRVTDPDTGVPLPDGHVGEIRLRGPNIGLGYWKHAGRTAGTFAAPLPGEAGEWLRTGDLGALHEGRLLVTGRAKDLIIVDGRNHYPQDIEETVQNTVTSVRTDRAAAFTVPDGNGDDDGELLVVVAEHRQNLTVRQDEWAAAERLARTEVAARHGIRLHRLVAVPPGTVPRTSSGKVSRTACRTRYLAGCYRSDADGAPGYTPDPAEARR; this is translated from the coding sequence ATGTCCGCCGTCCGCGAAGCACGGCCAGCGCCGGACGACCGCCCGCTCACCGAACACCTGCGGCACTGGGCCACCGTCCGCCCGGCCCACCGGGCCTTCACCTTCGTGCGCTTCCCCGACCCCGGCCCGGGCGGCGCGCCGGCCGCCACCGGGGTGCACGACTCGCTGACCTGGCGGGGACTGCACCGGCGGGCGACCGCCGTGGCCGCCGAGCTGACCCGGCGGACCGGCCCCGGCGAACGGGTCGCCCTGCTGCTGCCGCAGGGGCTCGACTACGTGGCCGCCTTCCTCGGCTGCCTGTACGCCAGGGTCATCGCCGTGCCGCTGTTCGGCCCTCAACTGCCCGGCCACTCCGGGCGGTTGGCGGCAGTGCTGCACGACTGCGAGCCGGCCTGCCTGCTCACCGACTCCGCGACCGCCGGCGCGGTACGCGACTTCACCGCCCGGCACGCGGTGCCCGGCGCCCCGGTGATCGAGACCGACCGGATCCCCGACGACGAGGACGGACGCACCCTGCCGCCGCCCGACCCGGACGACATCGCCTACCTCCAGTACACCTCCGGCTCCACCCGCACCCCGGCCGGCGTGATGATCACCCATCGCAACGTGGTCGCCAACGCCCGGCAGGCCGCCGGCGCCTTCGGGCTCGCCGCCGACACCACCACCAGCGTCGGCTGGCTGCCGCTCTTCCACGACATGGGGCTGGTGCTCAGCGTCGCGGCGCCGGTGACCGGCGGCTGGCCGTCGGTGCTGATGGACCCGGTGGCCTTCCTCCAGCACCCGGTGCGCTGGCTGCGGCTGCTCGGCGGCTACCCCGGCACCCTCAGCGCCGCCCCCAACTTCGCCTACGACTACTGCGCGCGGCGCGTCCCGGCACCGGAGGCCGCCCGGCTGCGGCTGGACCGGGTGGCGGTGCTGATCAACGGCAGCGAACCGGTGCGCGGGGCCACCCTGGAGCGCTTCCAGCGGGCGTTCGGCCCGGCGGGGCTGCGCCCGCAGGCCCAGTGCCCGGCGTACGGGCTCGCCGAGGCCACCGTGCTGGCCTGCGCCGACCGGCCGGACTCGGTGCCCCGGCAGGTGGCCTGCGACCGCGCCGCGCTCGCCCGGGGCCGGGTCGTCCCGGCGGGCCCGGCCGGGGACGACCCGGCGCTGCTGGTGGACTGCGGGGCACCGGCCGGGCAGCGCATCCGCGTCACCGACCCGGACACCGGCGTGCCGCTGCCCGACGGCCACGTCGGCGAGATCCGGCTGCGCGGCCCCAACATCGGCCTGGGCTACTGGAAGCACGCCGGGCGCACCGCCGGCACCTTCGCCGCACCGCTGCCCGGCGAGGCGGGGGAGTGGCTGCGCACCGGAGACCTCGGCGCCCTGCACGAGGGACGGCTGCTGGTCACCGGCCGCGCCAAGGACCTGATCATCGTGGACGGCCGCAACCACTACCCGCAGGACATCGAGGAAACGGTGCAGAACACCGTCACCTCGGTACGCACCGACCGGGCGGCCGCCTTCACCGTCCCCGACGGGAACGGCGACGACGACGGTGAACTCCTGGTGGTCGTCGCGGAACACCGACAGAATCTGACGGTACGTCAGGACGAGTGGGCCGCCGCGGAACGCCTCGCCCGCACCGAGGTCGCCGCCCGGCACGGGATCCGCCTGCACCGGCTGGTGGCCGTGCCCCCGGGCACCGTACCGCGCACCTCCAGCGGCAAGGTCTCCCGCACCGCCTGCCGCACCCGCTACCTGGCCGGCTGCTACCGGTCGGACGCCGACGGCGCCCCCGGCTACACCCCGGACCCGGCGGAGGCCCGGCGGTGA
- a CDS encoding acyl-CoA carboxylase subunit beta → MTVADATTTPPRTAAALTALAERRARALLGGGPQAAARQHARGRLTARERVELLLDPGSFAETDALVRHDCPALGASRPYGDGVVTGHGTVDGRPVALFAHDATVFGGSMGEAFGRKVLKVMDHALRTGCPVVGLNDSGGARIQEAVVSLAHYAELAHRNVRASGVIPQISLLLGSCAGGAAYSPALTDFTVMTEGTSRMFVTGPDVIRSVTGEDTTAEALGGARANATVNGNAHYLAADEADAFDFTRVLLSYLPANNCEPPPVYAGPGADDAADDPVLDTLAPASPRAAYDMRHIVRRVVDDGELLEIHERFAPNVVCAFARAAGATVGVVANQPAHAAGALDIDASEKAARFVRFCDAFGIPLLTFVDVPGYLSGAEQERDGIVRRGAKLLYAYSEATVPQVTVVTGKAYGGGYAVMGSKHLGADVNLAWPTARIAVMGARGAVEILHRRALREAADPDALRRELADAYEREVATPYTAAERGYLDAVIAPRETRRYVLRALRALREKSRPAPERRHGNIPL, encoded by the coding sequence ATGACGGTGGCCGACGCGACGACGACACCCCCGCGGACGGCGGCGGCCCTGACGGCGCTCGCCGAACGCCGCGCCCGCGCCCTGCTCGGCGGCGGACCACAGGCCGCCGCCCGGCAGCACGCCCGAGGCCGGCTCACCGCCCGGGAACGCGTCGAACTGCTGCTGGATCCCGGCTCGTTCGCCGAGACCGACGCCCTGGTGCGCCACGACTGCCCGGCCCTGGGCGCGTCCCGCCCGTACGGCGACGGCGTGGTCACCGGGCACGGCACGGTCGACGGGCGGCCGGTGGCGCTCTTCGCGCACGACGCCACCGTCTTCGGCGGGAGCATGGGCGAGGCGTTCGGCCGCAAGGTGCTCAAGGTGATGGACCACGCCCTGAGGACCGGCTGCCCGGTCGTCGGCCTCAACGACTCCGGCGGCGCCCGCATCCAGGAAGCCGTGGTCTCCCTCGCCCACTACGCCGAACTCGCCCACCGCAACGTCCGCGCCTCCGGGGTCATCCCGCAGATCTCCCTGCTGCTCGGGTCCTGCGCGGGCGGCGCCGCCTACTCACCGGCGCTCACCGACTTCACCGTGATGACCGAGGGCACCTCCCGGATGTTCGTCACCGGACCCGACGTCATCCGCTCGGTCACCGGCGAGGACACCACCGCCGAAGCCCTCGGCGGCGCCCGCGCCAACGCCACCGTCAACGGCAACGCCCACTACCTGGCCGCCGACGAGGCCGACGCCTTCGACTTCACCCGGGTGCTCCTGTCCTACCTGCCCGCCAACAACTGCGAGCCGCCGCCGGTCTACGCCGGCCCCGGCGCGGACGACGCCGCCGACGACCCGGTGCTCGACACCCTCGCCCCGGCCTCCCCGCGCGCCGCCTACGACATGCGGCACATCGTGCGCCGCGTGGTCGACGACGGCGAACTCCTGGAGATCCACGAGCGGTTCGCGCCCAACGTGGTGTGCGCCTTCGCCCGCGCGGCCGGCGCCACCGTGGGCGTGGTGGCCAACCAGCCGGCCCACGCCGCCGGCGCCCTGGACATCGACGCCTCCGAGAAGGCGGCCCGCTTCGTGCGCTTCTGCGACGCGTTCGGCATCCCGCTGCTCACCTTCGTCGACGTCCCCGGCTACCTGTCCGGCGCCGAGCAGGAACGCGACGGCATCGTGCGCCGCGGCGCCAAACTGCTGTACGCGTACTCCGAGGCCACCGTCCCCCAGGTCACCGTGGTCACCGGCAAGGCCTACGGCGGCGGATACGCGGTGATGGGCTCCAAGCACCTGGGCGCCGACGTCAACCTGGCCTGGCCCACCGCCCGGATCGCCGTCATGGGGGCGCGCGGCGCGGTGGAGATCCTGCACCGGCGCGCCCTGCGTGAGGCCGCCGACCCCGACGCGCTGCGCCGCGAACTCGCCGACGCCTACGAACGCGAGGTCGCCACCCCCTACACCGCCGCCGAACGCGGCTACCTCGACGCCGTCATCGCGCCCCGCGAGACCCGCCGGTACGTCCTGCGGGCGCTGCGGGCGCTGCGGGAGAAGAGCCGGCCGGCCCCGGAGCGGCGGCACGGCAACATCCCGCTGTGA
- a CDS encoding lipase family protein, whose translation MAAVAALLACSLAAPQVAAGTARAAEPAATTCDAPDAAIYTAPDAVTAAPGTVLACRQVTLTQVPGGIPMTAWKVQYASTDNSGRPVAVSGTVAVPTAPWTGAGSRPVIAFNPGTLGLGPQCAFSRQLAGAYQDEYEGDNIAAALKAGFAVAATDGAGYLGGQTHRYVSGTDAAHALLDIARAAPAVPGSGLDPQARVGLWGYSEGGAASLWAAQLAGSYAPELRVAGDASGGVPGDLKTVAASLNGGAFAGFLGDAAIGIAAAYPTLPFDSLLNSTGRSAVAKAKSLCLAGTVVSFAGQRIESYSTAGYSLDQLYALRGTDGRSWGEILDAQKLGVGVGPAGSGADHEVAFPVFQYRGLADEVIPTATEDATRQAYCRAGITTAWKTYPGDHLLTDKEAVNDAVGWFADRFAGKPAPDDC comes from the coding sequence GTGGCCGCCGTCGCGGCCCTGCTCGCCTGCTCGCTCGCCGCGCCCCAGGTGGCGGCGGGCACCGCCCGGGCCGCCGAACCGGCGGCCACCACCTGCGACGCGCCGGACGCGGCGATCTACACCGCGCCCGACGCCGTCACGGCGGCACCGGGCACCGTGCTCGCCTGCCGCCAGGTCACCCTCACCCAGGTGCCCGGCGGCATACCGATGACCGCGTGGAAGGTGCAGTACGCCTCCACCGACAACTCGGGCCGCCCGGTGGCCGTCTCGGGGACGGTGGCGGTGCCCACCGCGCCGTGGACCGGCGCCGGCAGCCGCCCGGTGATCGCCTTCAACCCCGGCACGCTGGGCCTGGGTCCGCAGTGCGCGTTCTCCCGGCAGCTGGCCGGCGCGTACCAGGACGAGTACGAGGGCGACAACATCGCCGCGGCGCTCAAGGCGGGGTTCGCGGTCGCCGCCACGGACGGCGCCGGCTACCTGGGCGGGCAGACGCATCGGTACGTCTCCGGCACCGACGCGGCCCACGCGCTGCTGGACATCGCCCGGGCCGCGCCCGCCGTGCCCGGCAGCGGTCTGGACCCGCAGGCGCGGGTGGGGCTGTGGGGGTACTCCGAGGGCGGCGCGGCCAGTTTGTGGGCGGCCCAACTCGCGGGCTCCTACGCGCCGGAACTGCGGGTGGCCGGGGACGCCTCCGGCGGGGTGCCGGGCGATCTGAAGACGGTCGCCGCCTCGCTCAACGGCGGCGCGTTCGCCGGGTTCCTCGGGGACGCGGCGATCGGCATCGCGGCGGCCTACCCGACGCTGCCGTTCGACTCGCTGCTCAACTCCACCGGGCGGTCGGCGGTGGCCAAGGCCAAGTCGCTCTGCCTGGCCGGCACCGTGGTCTCCTTCGCCGGTCAGCGCATCGAGAGCTACAGCACCGCCGGTTACAGCCTCGACCAGCTCTACGCGCTGCGCGGCACCGACGGACGCAGCTGGGGCGAGATCCTGGACGCCCAGAAGCTCGGGGTCGGGGTGGGCCCGGCCGGTTCCGGCGCCGACCACGAAGTGGCCTTCCCGGTCTTCCAGTACCGGGGCCTGGCCGACGAGGTGATCCCCACCGCCACCGAGGACGCCACCCGGCAAGCGTACTGCCGGGCCGGGATCACCACCGCCTGGAAGACCTACCCCGGTGACCACCTGCTCACCGACAAGGAGGCGGTGAACGACGCCGTCGGCTGGTTCGCCGACCGCTTCGCCGGCAAACCGGCGCCCGACGACTGCTGA
- a CDS encoding PucR family transcriptional regulator, with protein sequence MSERKLSVHEPFSRLPPQLHDHFLPYLPQVSEDVVAAIQTQIPEYARPADPTYTRTVRTGVEQGLTLFMERLRQPVGASESVIDTYRSIGRGEANEGRSLDAFQVALRLAARVTWRRINELADPELVPREVLAALGEAILLHLDEIAEATSAGYTEARLRAAGELQRRRRRLLEMLISEPPAPAEVVSDLAHAAQWPVPRDIAVLVVDHAGEPEAAPPMVPPEFLARFDSRPGCVVVPDPDGPGRDRAVDLALRGHRAALGPTVPVPQGARSLRWATEALVLARRGILPGDQVVRCAEHLATMLLFRDEALTDALAARHLGPLQSVRPPHRDRLAETLLCWLQSGRNANEVAVRLGIHPQTVRYRLRQLDDLFGDLLQDPDARFELELVLRAARLREGRGAG encoded by the coding sequence GTGTCGGAGCGCAAGCTTTCGGTCCATGAACCGTTCAGCCGGTTACCGCCCCAGCTCCACGACCACTTCCTGCCGTACCTCCCCCAGGTCTCCGAGGACGTCGTGGCGGCCATCCAGACGCAGATCCCGGAGTACGCGCGCCCCGCCGACCCGACGTACACGCGCACCGTGCGCACCGGGGTGGAGCAGGGGCTCACCTTGTTCATGGAGCGGCTGCGGCAGCCGGTGGGCGCCTCGGAGTCGGTGATCGACACCTATCGCAGCATCGGCCGCGGGGAGGCCAACGAGGGGCGCAGCCTGGACGCCTTCCAGGTGGCGCTGCGGCTGGCGGCGCGGGTCACCTGGCGGCGCATCAACGAGCTGGCCGACCCCGAACTGGTGCCGCGCGAGGTGCTGGCCGCGCTCGGTGAGGCGATCCTGCTGCACCTGGACGAGATAGCCGAGGCCACCTCCGCCGGGTACACCGAGGCCCGATTACGCGCCGCCGGGGAGCTGCAACGGCGGCGCCGGCGGCTGCTGGAGATGCTCATCAGCGAACCGCCCGCGCCCGCGGAGGTCGTCAGCGACCTGGCGCACGCCGCCCAGTGGCCGGTGCCCAGGGACATCGCCGTGCTCGTGGTGGACCACGCCGGCGAGCCGGAGGCGGCGCCGCCGATGGTCCCGCCGGAGTTCCTGGCCCGCTTCGACTCCCGTCCCGGTTGTGTGGTCGTCCCCGATCCGGACGGCCCCGGCCGGGACCGCGCCGTCGACCTGGCGCTGCGCGGGCACCGCGCCGCCCTGGGGCCGACGGTGCCGGTGCCGCAGGGCGCCCGGTCGCTGCGCTGGGCCACCGAGGCGCTGGTGCTGGCCCGCCGCGGCATCCTCCCCGGTGACCAGGTGGTGCGCTGCGCCGAGCATCTGGCGACCATGCTGCTCTTCCGCGACGAGGCGCTCACCGACGCCCTCGCCGCCCGCCATCTGGGCCCGTTGCAGAGCGTGCGCCCGCCCCATCGCGACCGGCTCGCGGAGACCCTGCTGTGCTGGTTGCAGAGCGGGCGCAACGCCAACGAGGTCGCGGTGCGCCTCGGTATCCATCCGCAGACCGTGCGTTACCGGCTGCGGCAGCTCGACGACCTCTTCGGCGATCTCCTCCAGGACCCCGACGCCCGCTTCGAGCTGGAACTGGTGCTGCGCGCGGCCCGGTTGCGCGAGGGTCGCGGCGCCGGGTGA